A region of the bacterium genome:
CCCGCAGGATCTCGAAGCGACCGCCGTCGAGGACCGCGATGCCGGCCGAATCGTAGCCCCGGTATTCCAGGCGCGAGAGCCCGTCGAGCAGGATCTCCGCCGCCCCCTTTTCACCGATGTATCCGACGATTCCGCACATAGCCTATCGCTTCTTGTAATTCCGAATGTTCTTCTGCTCGACCCGCGAGACCGCGAGCGAGCCCGGAGGCACGTTCTTGGTCACGGTGGTGCCGGCGCCGATATAAGCCCCCTTGCCGACCCGCACCGGCGCGACCAACTGGGTGTCGCTGCCGACGAAAACCCCGTCGTCGAGCCGGGTTTGGAATTTATTCTTGCCGTCGTAATTGCAAGTGATGGTCCCGGCACCGACGTTAACGCCCTTCCCGATCACGGCGTCACCGAGATAGCTCAGATGGTTGGCCTTGCTGCCGCGACCCAGCCGGGTCTTTTTCAATTCGACGAAATTCCCGACGTGGGCCTCTTCCTCGACCAAGCTGCCGGGCCGAAGCCGGGCGAAAGGCCCGAGGATGGCCTTGGCCTTCACTCGGCAATCTTGAAGATGGCTGTAGGCCTTGACCTCGACTTCGTCTCCGAGCTGGGCGTCGACCAGGACGCAGCCGGTCTCGATCCGGCAGGCGCGGCCAACCTTGGTCTTCCCTTTCAAATGCACTCCCGGCCCCAAATAACTGTCTTCCCCGATCGCAATCCCTTCGTCGATGTAGACCGAGGCCGGATCTTCCATCCCGACGCCCTTGTCCAAATGCATGGCAACCAGCTCGCCTCGGCGAACTTGCTGCAAATAGGCCAGCTCGGCCCGGGTGTTGACGCCCAGGATCTCCCGGCTGTCCTCGGCCGGAACGGTGTGGACCGGAATGCCCTCGCCCACCGCGATCTCGACCAAGTCGGTCAGGTAATATTCCTTCTTGATGGGATCGGGCTTCACTTTGGACAGGGCCCGGCCGAAAAATCCGGCTTCCACGCAATAAATCCCGGCATTGATCTCGTTGATCTGCCGTTCCTCGGGGCTGGCGTTCTTTTCCTCGACGATCCCGTAAACCCGGCCCTCGCCGTCGCGCAGCAGGCGGCCATAGCCGAAGGGATCGGCCAGCACCGCCGTCACCAAGGAAAGCGGCCGGGCCGCGCCGAGCCGAAGCAGGCGCTTCAAGGTTTCAATTTTCAGCAAAGGAACGTCGCCGCTCAAGACCAGGATCGGACCCGAGACCCTGCCCAGGGCCTTCAAGCCGATCTGAGCGGCATGGGCGGTGCCGCGCCGCTCTTTTTGATGGGCGAAGATCAAATCTTTTTGGCCGCGGAGGTGGTCGATCAAGGCTTCCTTGTGGTTGCCGACGACGAGAGCGATCTTTTGCGGCCGCAAGCTCCGGGCAGTGCGCAGAATATGATCGATCAGGGGCAAGCC
Encoded here:
- the glmU gene encoding bifunctional UDP-N-acetylglucosamine diphosphorylase/glucosamine-1-phosphate N-acetyltransferase GlmU, which encodes MAAGNSTRLKSRLTKVMQPLCGLPLIDHILRTARSLRPQKIALVVGNHKEALIDHLRGQKDLIFAHQKERRGTAHAAQIGLKALGRVSGPILVLSGDVPLLKIETLKRLLRLGAARPLSLVTAVLADPFGYGRLLRDGEGRVYGIVEEKNASPEERQINEINAGIYCVEAGFFGRALSKVKPDPIKKEYYLTDLVEIAVGEGIPVHTVPAEDSREILGVNTRAELAYLQQVRRGELVAMHLDKGVGMEDPASVYIDEGIAIGEDSYLGPGVHLKGKTKVGRACRIETGCVLVDAQLGDEVEVKAYSHLQDCRVKAKAILGPFARLRPGSLVEEEAHVGNFVELKKTRLGRGSKANHLSYLGDAVIGKGVNVGAGTITCNYDGKNKFQTRLDDGVFVGSDTQLVAPVRVGKGAYIGAGTTVTKNVPPGSLAVSRVEQKNIRNYKKR